One Hypomesus transpacificus isolate Combined female chromosome 21, fHypTra1, whole genome shotgun sequence genomic region harbors:
- the LOC124483461 gene encoding sulfotransferase 6B1-like encodes MDKQIRVPAMSKMEDARNVKDEDKLYKFEGILYSSIMSPPDNLEALKNMEARPEDSLLVAYPKCGFNWMIIVIFKIMAATTGPKEMPAVPQMLEFFSPEIQQMVKEKPSPRLLGTHMHPDNIPKSFTEKKTKMLVVFRNPKDTVVSYYHFMNNNPVLPNAKSWDAFFTDFMKGEVAWGSYFDHALAWEKRMDDPNVMILTYEQLKENLVEGIQMVSKFFGFPLTDEQVQTIASESTFTAMKESSKNTHGGHGSVFFRKGEVEDWKNHFSEAQSKQMDDEFQRHLAGTKLGDKLKYDVYCK; translated from the exons ATGGACAAGCAAATCAGAGTGCCTGCCATGTCCAAAATGGAGGATGCAAGGAATGTTAAGGACGAAGATAAACTTTACAAGTTTGAAGGAATCCtctactcttccatcatgaGTCCCCCAGACAATCTCGAAGCGTTGAAGAACATGGAGGCCAGACCAGAGGACTCTCTGTTGGTAGCTTATCCTAAATGTG GGTTCAATTGGATGATTATTGTGATCTTCAAAATCATGGCTGCAACTACTGGGCCAAAAGAAATGCCTGCTGTGCCGCAGATGCTTGAATTCTTTTCACCTGAAATACAACAG ATGGTTAAAGAGAAGCCCTCCCCTCGGTTATtgggcacacacatgcacccagaTAATATACCCAAATCTTTtacagaaaagaaaacaaag ATGCTGGTTGTGTTTCGAAACCCAAAAGATACGGTTGTGTCCTACTACCACTTCATGAACAACAACCCTGTTCTGCCAAATGCCAAATCCTGGGACGCCTTTTTCACAGACTTCATGAAAGGAGAAG TGGCTTGGGGCTCTTACTTTGACCATGCCCTGGCTTGGGAGAAACGCATGGATGATCCAAATGTGATGATTTTGACTTACGAGCAACTGAAGGAG AATCTTGTGGAAGGGATACAGATGGTATCAAAGTTCTTTGGCTTTCCTTTGACCGATGAGCAAGTCCAGACCATTGCAAGCGAGAGCACCTTTACAGCCATGAAGGAGAGCTCCAAGAACACTCATGGTGGACATGGCAGCGTGTTTTTCCGCAAAG GTGAAGTTGAAGACTGGAAAAACCATTTCAGTGAGGCCCAAAGCAAGCAGATGGATGATGAGTTTCAGAGGCACTTGGCTGGTACTAAACTGGGGGACAAATTAAAATATGATGTTTACTGCAAGTAA